Part of the Labrenzia sp. CE80 genome, TCGCCGAAGGCCCGAAGCAGACGATAGATCGGTCTGAACGGCGATACAAGCTCTGGTTTGGGGGGCTCAAACAAAAAAACGGCCCGACAAATGCCGGGCCGTTGGTATCGTATGCGAGAGGGGCTTTAGACGATCTTCTGACCGGTCTTCGCCCAATCGGCGAGGAAGGCTTCAAGGCCCTTGTCGGTCAGCGGATGCTTGACCAGGCCCTTGAGCGTTGCCGGTGGAACCGTCGCCACGTCGGCACCGATCAATGCACATTCCTTCACGTGATTCGCCGTGCGGATGGAGGCGGCGAGGATTTCAGTGTCGAAGCCGTAGTTGTCGAAGATCACGCGGATTTCGCGGATCAGCTCCATGCCGTCGACGTTGATGTCGTCCAAACGGCCAATGAACGGCGAGACGTAAGTGGCGCCGGCCTTGGCGGCCAGAAGCGCCTGGTTTGCGGAGAAGCAAAGGGTCACATTTGTCTTGTGGCCCTTTTCCGTCAGCGCCTTACAGGCCTTGAGGCCTTCAAGGGTAAGCGGCAGCTTGATGACGACATTGTCAGCGATCTTCACCAGTTCGGCGGCTTCACTCATCATGCCGTCATAGTCGGTTGCAGCCACCTCTGCGGAGACATCACCATCAGTGATCTTGCAGATCTCGGCGATGACTTCCTTGAAATCGCGGCCGGATTTGGCGATCAGCGACGGGTTGGTGGTCACGCCGTCAAGCAGGCCGGTGGCGGCCAGTTCCTGGATCTCGGCGGTCTCTGCGGTGTCGACGAAAAACTTCATGGGCTTGTGCTCCCTGGTGTGTGCCCGTTAAAGGCACGGGCCGCCGACCGTATTTGAATTGTTGAACCGGGCGGCGATTGAATCTCTGATCCCGGTCTCTTTACCGTAGGATGAGGTTCAGAAGAACCCCTGATTCGATTTGGTGGGATTCTTTTTGGGGTACGTACCTCATTTGGAGGTCGGCCACCCGGGAACTCGGCGGCTTCGTCGGACCGGGGCCGAGGAAGACCATTCTGTGCGACACCGCAACCGGCATTGGAAAGAAGACGCGCGTGCTGTTTGAAGACGATCCGGCGATGAAGGAAACGATTGCGAGCGTGTTGGTGCCGGTAGCTGTGCCCGGGCCTTACACCTATCGGGTTCCTCAAGGGGTCACAGTCGTGCCCGGGTCTATCGTCAAGGTGCCACTCGGACCGAGAGAAGTGCTCGGCGCTGTGTGGGATGGTGAGCCGGACGCCGCGATCAATCCCAAAAAACTGAAGCTCATCAGCCACGTGTTTGAAAAGGCAAGGCCACTTGATGACGAGCTGCGCCGCTTCGTCGATTGGGTGGCGAACTGGACGCTTTCGCCGCCGGGCATGGTGCTGCGTATGGTCCTGAGGTCGGAAGAGGCACTTCAGGAAGAGCCGCCTGTCCCGGGCGTACGGAAATTGGACGATCGCGCTCCCGAAAGGATGACGCCTGCCCGCCAACGTGTTCTCGACACCATGCAGGATGGTCTCGCCTGGACCAAGAGTGGCCTCGCCCATGCGGCCGGTGTCAGCTCTTCGGTGATCGACGGCTTGTTGCAGCAGGATGTGCTGGAGGTGGTGTCGCTGCCCGCCGCGCCACCGCCGCCCATGCCTCAGGTCGATTTCGCCGAGACGAAACTCATGCCCGCCCAACAGGTGGCCGCTGACGGGCTGGTCGCCAGTTTCGCCAAGGGATCGGCTGTGTCGCTGATCGATGGGGTAACCGGGTCGGGCAAGACGGAAGTCTATTTTGAGGCCATCGCAGAAGCGTTGAGACGTGGCAAGCAGGCGCTGGTTCTTCTGCCTGAGATCGCACTGACGGAACAGTTCCTGCGTCGTTTCGAGCAACGCTTCGGGACCTATCCTGCTGAATGGCATTCGGAGATCACGACGAAAAAGCGGGGCAGGACCTGGCGCGGCGTCGCGAATGGGGATGTCCGGGTCGTGATCGGCGCGCGCTCTGCCCTGTTCCTGCCTTTTGTCGACCTCGGCCTCATCATCGTTGATGAGGAGCACGATGGTGCGTTCAAGCAGGACGACAGGGTTCCCTACAACGCCCGCGATATGGCCGTGGTTCGGGGTCATCTGTCCCGCTTTCCCGTGGTGCTGGCGTCTGCGACACCTTCGGTGGAGAGCCGCGTCAATGCGGATCTCGGGCGCTACACCCGGTTCGAGCTGCCCGAGCGGGCATCTGGCGCAGCTTTGCCCGAGCTTCGCGCCATCGACATGCGCAACAATGGTCCGGACCGGGGGCGTTGGATTGCACCCGAACTGCTGGAGGCAATGAAGGAGACCTTTGCCGATGATGGCCAGTCGCTTCTCTTCTTGAACCGACGTGGATATGCACCTCTGACGCTGTGCCGGACCTGCGGGCATCGGTTTCAGTGTCCGCACTGCAGTGCCTGGTTGGTCGAGCACCGTTTCCAGAACCGTCTGGTCTGCCATCACTGCGGTCACTCGGAAACGGTTCCCAAGACCTGTCCGTCATGCAACGCGACCGATTCTCTCGTTGCCTGTGGGCCGGGTGTGGAAAGAATCGCCGAAGAGGTCGAAAGCCTTTTCCCTCAAGCGCGCACGCTCATCCTGTCGTCGGACCTGCCGGGAGGGCCGGAGCGTTTGCGACGGGAGATGAAGGTCGTTGAAGAGGGAGGGGCAGATATTGTCATTGGCACACAGCTTGTCGCCAAGGGGCACAACTTTCCGAAAATGAAGCTGGTCGGGGTGATTGATGCGGATCTGGGGCTCGCCCATGGCGATCCTCGTGCAGCGGAAAAGACCTTCCAGCTTTTGGCGCAGGTAACGGGCCGCGCCGGGCGCGTCACCGGGGGAGGGCGAGGCTTCCTGCAGACTTACTCGCCCGATCATCCGGTGCTCAAGGCCTTGATGTCCCAGGACCGGGACGCCTTCTATACAGCAGAAATCGAGGCGCGAAAGGCTGCCGGGCTGCCGCCCTTCGGCCGTCTTGCAGCGCTTGTTATCTCTGGCCCTGAAAAGATGGCAGCGGAAGGATATGCCCGTGCGCTGGTCCGGGCCGCACCCAACGAAGGGGCGGTCACGCTCCTGGGTCCCGCAGAGGCTGCCCTCGCAATGGTGCGCGGCCGCTATCGCTTCCGCCTGCTTCTGATCGCGCCCCGCCAGTTCGATCTCCAGGGCTATATCAGACACTGGTTGGCCAATGTGCCCAAGGCGACCAAGGGACTGAGGGTCCAGGTCGACATCGATCCGCAGCATTTTCTGTGAGCGCTATATCCTTTCGGTTTCCGTCCTGCACATAAGGCTTTGCGTCAGGGTAATAGGTTGAGGCTTTGAGGGTGCTCTCCCTGCCGTCGGTCTTGCGCATTTCATGACCGGTCATTCCGGCCGCCGGCGGCTGACCGATACGAAAGAAGGCATAGCCGGTTAAACGTTGAATGATCTGGGTTTTTGGGTGCCATTGGCAAAAAACACCACGGAATCCGCAAGAACCGCCTTTTGGCGAAGTTGCACACGCCGAAACCCTGTGCTAATTGAGGCGCGGCTTAGGGGGAACGGTTCTGCCGTATCACCTTGTGACCCTGAATTCACTAATTATTCCAAAGGCTTGCTTCCAATACTGGTTTGCAGGGCTTCGGAATGCGTCAGAGAGCTCGGACCTGGTGACTGACAACGTATCTCTCGTATCCGGCGTGGCTAAGCGTTATGCGTCCGCCCTCCTCGACTTGGCCGAGGAAACTGGTGTGACCGCCGATGTGGAGCGCGATCTTGGCAACTTCGAGGGCTTCCTCGCAGAAAGCTCTGATCTCGACCGCCTCGTGAAAAGCCCCGCTTTCAGTGCTGAAGAGCAGCTTAATGCGCTCACGGCACTTCTCGACAAGGCCCAGATCTCTGGCCTTGCCGGTAACTTCGTGAAGCTGGCGGCCCGCAACCGGCGCCTCTTCGTGCTCCCTGACATGATCAAGGCCTTCCGGGTCCTGCTGGCTGAAAAGCGTGGCGAGGAAACGGCTGAGGTCGTCTCGGCAGCTGAGCTGTCTGATGATCAGGTTACTGCCCTGAAAGAAGCGCTCTCGGCGTCTTCGGGCAAGTCCGTAAATATCTCGGCGAAGGTTGATCCTGCTCTGATCGGTGGCCTTGTGGTCAAGGTCGGTTCCCGCATGATCGATACGTCGCTGCGTACCAAACTCAATTCCCTCAAGTTCGCGATGAAAGAGGTCGGCTGATGGATATTCGGGCCGCGGAAATTTCCGCTATCCTCAAGGACCAGATCAAGAGCTTCGGCCAGGAAGCCGAAGTTTCTGAAGTTGGTCAGGTGCTGTCCGTCGGTGACGGTATTGCTCGTGTGTATGGTCTGGACAAGGTTCAGGCTGGTGAAATGGTCGAGTTCCCGGGCGGTGTCCGGGGCATGGCTCTGAACCTGGAAAGCGACAACGTTGGTGTCGTTATCTTCGGTTCTGACCGCGGCATTAAAGAAGGTGACACGGTCAAGCGGACCGGCGCCATCGTTGAAGTTCCGGTTGGCAAGGCTCTGCTTGGCCGCGTTGTCGATCCGCTCGGCAACCCGCTGGACGGCAAGGGCCCGATCGAGGCAACCGAAAAGCGTCGCGTGGACGTCAAGGCTCCCGGTATTCTGCCGCGTAAGTCTGTTCACGAGCCGATGCAGACCGGCCTCAAGGCAATTGATGCGCTGATCCCGGTTGGTCGTGGCCAGCGTGAGCTTGTCATTGGTGACCGTCAGACCGGTAAGACCGCGATCATCCTCGACACCTTCCTGAACCAGAAGCCTCTGCATGCAGGCGACGACGAAGATGCAAAGCTGTACTGCATTTACGTTGCTGTCGGTCAGAAGCGCTCCACCGTCGCTCAGTTCGTGAAGACCCTGGAAGACGCTGGCGCGCTGGAATACTCCATCGTCATCGCCGCAACCGCATCGGACGCAGCGCCGCTGCAGTTCCTGGCGCCGTTTGCCGGTTGTGCGATGGGCGAGTTCTTCCGCGACAACTCCATGCATGCCGTGATCGGTTATGATGATCTGACCAAGCAGGCCGTGGCCTACCGTCAGATGTCCCTGCTGCTTCGTCGTCCGCCAGGACGTGAAGCTTTCCCTGGTGACGTTTTCTACCTTCACTCCCGTCTGCTCGAGCGTGCGGCGAAGCTGAACGAAGACAACGGTTCCGGTTCCCTGACCGCTCTGCCGGTCATTGAAACCCAGGGCAACGACGTTTCCGCGTTCATTCCGACCAACGTGATCTCGATCACCGATGGTCAGATCTTCCTTGAAACCGATCTGTTCTACCAGGGCATTCGCCCGGCCGTGAACGTTGGTCTCTCGGTTTCCCGCGTGGGCTCTTCCGCTCAGATCAAGGCGATGAAGCAGGTTGCTGGTCCGATTAAGGGTGAACTTGCCCAGTATCGTGAAATGGCCGCTTTCGCTCAGTTCGGTTCCGACCTTGATGCCACGACCCAGCGCCTGCTGAACCGTGGTGCGCGTCTGACCGAGCTGCTGAAGCAGCCTCAGTTCTCGCCGCTCAAGACGGAAGAACAGGTCGCGGTCATTTACGCTGGCGTGAACGGCTACCTCGACAACATTGCGGTTGATCGTGTCGGTGACTTCGAAGAAGGCCTGCTGCTCTTCATGCGCGGCGAGCACAAGGAACTCCTGGACGCGATCTGGGAAAAGAAGGCGCTTGACGCTGATCTGACGGAAAAGCTCAAGGCTGCGCTCGACGCGTTCGCCAAGAACTTCGCCTGATCACGCAACCGGGATAAGGAGCAGGGGCGGCCATGCCGAGCCTGAAGGACTTACGAAACCGCATCGCTTCCGTGAAGGCGACGCAGAAAATCACCAAGGCCATGCAAATGGTGGCTGCGGCGAAACTGCGTCGTGCCCAGGAAGCTGCGGAGGCTGCACGGCCCTATGCGGAACGCATGGAGCAGGTGCTAGCCAATCTCGCGGTTGCCTTTGAAGGCCGCGATGACGCCCCGAAGCTGATGTCCGGTACAGGCAATGATCAGGTCCATCTCCTGGTTGTTGCCACGGCGGAGCGCGGTCTTTGCGGCGGCTTCAACACGAACATTGCAAAGCTCGCACGCGACAAGGCGCGCAGCCTCATTGCTGAAGGCAAGACGGTGAAAATCCTCTGCGTCGGCAAGAAGGGCTTCGATGCCATCAAGCGTGAGCTTGGCCAATACGTCATCAAGACGATTGAGCTGCGCGGTATGAAGAATGTTGCATTCTCCAATGCGGATGAGATCGGCGCCGAGTTGCTGTCGATGTACGCCGATGGCGAATTCGATGTCTGCACACTGTTCTACTCCAAGTTCGAATCTGTGATTGCGCAGGTTCCGACTGCTCAGCAGCTGATCCCGGCAGACCTGCCGACTGAAGCTGCTGGCGGCGAAGGTGGAGCAGCAGCTGTCTATGAGTATGAGCCGGATGAGGCAGAGATCCTTGAGGATCTGCTTCCGCGCAACATCTCCGTTCAGGTCTTCCGGGCGCTGCTTGAAAACGCAGCTTCGGAGCAGGGTGCCCGTATGTCCGCGATGGACAACGCGACACGCAACGCCGGCGATATGATCGACAAATTGACGATCAGCTATAACCGTCAGCGTCAGGCACAGATCACGACGGAATTGATTGAAATTATCTCGGGCGCTGAAGCGCTCTGATCGGATCGAGGATTAGGGATATGGCTGACAAAAAAGTCGGACGGATCACCCAGGTCATCGGCGCCGTTGTCGACGTCAAGTTCGATGACCACCTGCCGCTGATCCTGAACGCTCTTGAAGCAGACAACCAGGGCACCCGTCTTGTGCTCGAAGTTGCTCAGCACCTGGGCGAAAACACGGTACGCACCATCGCGATGGACTCCACCGAGGGTCTGGTTCGCGGCCAGGAAGTTGTCGACACGGGCTCAGCTATTGAGGTTCCGGTTGGCGATGGCACCCTGGGCCGGATCATGAACGTGATCGGCGAGCCGGTTGATGAAGGCGGAGAGATCAAGCACGACGCCAAGCGTGCGATCCACCAGGAAGCTCCGGAATTCATCGAGCAGTCCACCGAAGCTGAAATCCTTGTAACGGGCATCAAGGTCGTTGACCTTCTCGCACCTTACGCAAAGGGTGGTAAGATCGGCCTGTTCGGCGGCGCCGGCGTTGGCAAGACCGTTCTAATCATGGAACTGATCAACAACATCGCTAAGGCGCACGGCGGTTACTCCGTTTTCGCCGGTGTTGGTGAGCGGACCCGTGAAGGTAACGATCTTTACTGGGAAATGATCGAATCCGGCGTGAACAAGGAAGGCGGCGGAGAAGGCTCCAAGGCAGCCTTGGTTTACGGCCAGATGAACGAGCCTCCCGGAGCCCGTGCCCGTGTTGCACTGACCGGTCTGACCATCGCTGAGGATTTCCGCGACAAGGGCCAGGACGTTCTGTTCTTCGTGGACAACATCTTCCGCTTTACCCAGGCTGGTTCCGAAGTGTCCGCACTTCTCGGCCGTATCCCGTCTGCTGTGGGCTATCAGCCGACACTGGCCACCGACATGGGTGCCATGCAGGAGCGGATCACGACCACGCACAAGGGTTCGATCACGTCTGTTCAGGCCGTTTACGTGCCTGCCGATGACTTGACCGATCCGGCGCCTGCTTCGACCTTTGCTCACTTGGATGCAACGACGGTTCTGAACCGCTCGATCGCGGAAAAGGGCATCTACCCGGCTGTGGATCCGCTCGACTCCACGTCCCGCATGCTCAGCGCCAACATCATCGGCGAGGAACACTACAATACGGCCCGTGCGGTTCAGGTGACCTTGCAGCGTTACAAGGCGCTCCAGGACATCATCGCCATCCTCGGCATGGACGAGCTGTCCGAAGAAGATAAGCTGACCGTGGCACGTGCTCGTAAGATCGAGCGCTTCCTGTCCCAGCCGTTCTTCGTTGCTGAAGTCTTCACTGGTTCTCCGGGCAAGCTCGTTGCTCTGGAAGATACCATCAAGGGCTTCAAGGGCCTCGTCGACGGCGAGTACGATCATCTTCCAGAAGCTGCCTTCTACATGGTCGGCTCTATGGACGAAGCGATCGAAAAGGCTCAGAAGCTGGCTGCGGAAGCTGCCTAACGTTCTTTCGGACCGGGCGCAGGCACTGCGCCCGGTTCAGCCGCTTTGATGGCCATTTTGGCTGTCAACTAAACAAGACTGACAAGGAAGACGCCAAATGGCTGACTTATTCCAGTTCGAGTTGGTCTCGCCGGAGCGCCAGCTCCTGTCCGAACAGGTTCTTGAGGTCATCGTACCGGGAACCGAAGGCGAGTTTGGCGTTCTGAAGAACCACAGCCCGTTCATGTCCACCATCAAGCCGGGCATCCTGAAAGTCCGCAAGGAAGGTGGCACGTTGGACGAGTATTTCGTCCGCGGCGGTTTTGCCGATGTTGCGAACACTGGTCTGACTATCCTTGCCGAGCAGGCAACGCCAGTGTCCGAAATCAGTGCCGATGACCTGGCAACCCAGATCAAGAACGCTGAAGAAGACGTTGCCGATGCCAAGGGTGACGATGCAAAGCAGAAGGCAGAGCAGGCGCTCTCTCATCTGCGCGACGTTGCCGAGGCTCTCAAGGCTGCCTAATCCAGAATTGAAGTTTCTCTTATTGAGAAAACTAAGAAACGCGGCTCATCGGGCCGCGTTTTTTGTTTGAGTGGTCGGATTTAGCGATGATCCTGTTTCGAATTCAGGCGTATCAGCCGACATCTTGCGTGAAGTAGGGCTGTAAATTTGCCCGAACGCGCGCCAGAGGGGTCTCGCCGCTCGTGTCGGGTAGGAACGTCTGGCCAGTGATGGCCTCATAGGCTTCCATATAGACCCTTGACGTCGCCTCGATCATCTCCGCTGGTATCTCTGGGATCGGATCTTTATAGGGATCGCATCGCGCATCTACCCAGGCACGAATGATATCCTTGTCGAAAGATGGTGGTCGTTCTCCGGCATTGAAGGCTTTCTCATAGCCGTCGGCCAGCCAGAAACGGGAACTATCGGGAGTATGGATTTCATCGGCCAGGAGGATGTTGCCTTCCTCGTCCGCGCCGAATTCGTATTTGGTATCAACCAGGATCAATCCGCGATCCGCTGCCATCTGCTGGCCACGGGCAAAGAGGCTTAGGGCGATCGAGGATATCTGGTCCCATTGTACCTTGCTGAGCAGATCCTGTGCGATGATGTCATCGGCGGTTAGCGGCTCGTCGTGTCCCCCGTCGAATGCCTTTGAGGTTGGGGTGATAATCGCTGCAGGCAGAGCTTCGTTGTCGCTGAGACCATCGGGCAGGTGATGGCCATACATGGAACGTTCGCCCTTCTTGTAGCGGGTAAGGATCGACGTGCCTGTCGTTCCGGCCAGATAGCCCCTGACGACGATTTCGACGGGAAGGATTTCTAACCGCTTACCGATGACAACGTTGGAGTCCGGATAGGCGAGCACATGGTTCGCGCAGATGTCGGCTGTGTGTTCGAACCAGAATTGCGCGGTTTGCGTCAGCACCTGCCCCTTGAACGGAATAGACCCAAGGATGCGGTCGAAAGCGGAGATTCTGTCGGAAGAGATCAGGATCCTACGACTATCCGGCAGGTCGTAGCAATCGCGGACCTTGCCGAAATAGGGATTGGGCAGCTCGGGAATGTGAGCATGATCGAGAACGCGATTTGGAACGGTCATCGGAACCTTCGTTTGAATTTGGATGCGGGTGGACCGGATATGGAAGATTTGGCCTTATACACAAGAACCACGGCGCAGGCCCAGCGGTTCTGCAGCGCTCCTTTCATCTCTGACAGCTTTTACCTGCGAGAAAACAAAAAACGCGATCCCAGTGGCCGCGTTTTTTGTTTGGGTCTTCGGGCGAGATAAGTCCGCCGAGGCGGGGTTCGAGAAGAGTAAGATTCTCGGTGGTTTCTAATTGAGTTTGGGGAAACAAAAAGGCCCCCAAGTGGCGAAACAGCTTGGGGGCCTTGGATCTTGACGTGAATGATGCCGCGTAAGACTAGGCTGCCTTCACCTCTCCGAGGAATGTTTCGATCACTTGACGCATTGCTTCTGCTTGATTTGCCAGGAGCTCAGACGCCTGAACGACCGTTCCGGCGGCAGTGTCCGTGTCAGCTGCACCTCTAGAGACATTGACAATGCTGTGGCTGACTTCATCGGTTCCGCGAGAGGCCTGATCGACATTTGACGAGATCGATGATGTCGCTGAGGCCTGTTCTTCCACACTGGCCGAGATCGAGGACGCGACCGTATTCATCTCAGCGATAATCTGGGAAATGGCCTGTATGCCTTCGACAGCTTCACGAGTCTCGTCCTGGATCGCCGAAATTTTGGTCGAGATTTCCTCAGTCGCTTGTGCGGTCTGGCTTGCCAGTTCCTTTACCTCCGATGCCACAACCGCAAAGCCTTTTCCTGCCTCGCCAGCTCGTGCGGCTTCAATGGTTGCGTTAAGCGCCAAAAGATTGGTTTGCTCGGCAATGCTTGAGATCAGCGCAATTACTTCGCCAATGTCCTCGGCGACGGTCGCCAGTCCAGAAATTTGATTATTGGTTTTGGCGGCTTCTGCTTCCGCTTTACTCGCAATTGTCGTTGAATGATTGACCTGATTGCTGACCTCCACCAGGGATGCAGAGAGCTCTTCGGTCGCGGCTGCGACCGTTTGCACATTGGCACTTGCCTGTTCGGCGGCGCCGGCGACGGTGGTCGCCTGGTGACTGGCGTCCTGAGCAGTTGTTGTCATTTTGGTCGCTGTGGATTGCAGATTGCCCGAAGCATCCGAGATTGATCTAAGCATTTCTGATGCTTTGCGGTCGAAGACGTCAAGGGCTTGCGTGACCCGTGAATTCCGTGCTTCACGGTCTGCCTGCGCCGCTTTTTGTTCTTCCTCTAGGCGTTGCTGTTCCTTGACCGTATCGAGGAAGCCAGCAATCGACTTTGCGACCGCACCGATTTCATCCGAACGTTCGGCCTCGGCAAAGGCAACCTCCGTGTTGCCGCCCGCGAGCTCGTCTGCGTCGTTCACCAGACGTCCGAGAGGCCTGGTGATTGCCATGGAGATTACGAAAGCCAGAGCCAGAGAAGCAATGAAAGCAATGCCTGCTACGAGTCCGACTTGAAGTTGGATCGAGGACGTGCGGTCCTGGGTATTCGCGGCAAGAAGAACGGCATCCTGGCCTGCACTTTCTTTCATCAAGGTGGCATTGTCACTTATGAGGTTGCCAGTGGCAAACATGACACCGTCACGCATTTCGTTACGTTTCAGGATGATATCCCGAACTCCTAACGCTGCATTTTCATACGCGTCCACCATAGGTATGGTTTCAGCCAGTAATTTCTTTCGGACCGGGTTCTCGATGCTGGCGTCGAGCAATTTCAGCCGCTCGCGCGCCTGAGCGA contains:
- the fsa gene encoding fructose-6-phosphate aldolase; its protein translation is MKFFVDTAETAEIQELAATGLLDGVTTNPSLIAKSGRDFKEVIAEICKITDGDVSAEVAATDYDGMMSEAAELVKIADNVVIKLPLTLEGLKACKALTEKGHKTNVTLCFSANQALLAAKAGATYVSPFIGRLDDINVDGMELIREIRVIFDNYGFDTEILAASIRTANHVKECALIGADVATVPPATLKGLVKHPLTDKGLEAFLADWAKTGQKIV
- a CDS encoding primosomal protein N', which encodes MKETIASVLVPVAVPGPYTYRVPQGVTVVPGSIVKVPLGPREVLGAVWDGEPDAAINPKKLKLISHVFEKARPLDDELRRFVDWVANWTLSPPGMVLRMVLRSEEALQEEPPVPGVRKLDDRAPERMTPARQRVLDTMQDGLAWTKSGLAHAAGVSSSVIDGLLQQDVLEVVSLPAAPPPPMPQVDFAETKLMPAQQVAADGLVASFAKGSAVSLIDGVTGSGKTEVYFEAIAEALRRGKQALVLLPEIALTEQFLRRFEQRFGTYPAEWHSEITTKKRGRTWRGVANGDVRVVIGARSALFLPFVDLGLIIVDEEHDGAFKQDDRVPYNARDMAVVRGHLSRFPVVLASATPSVESRVNADLGRYTRFELPERASGAALPELRAIDMRNNGPDRGRWIAPELLEAMKETFADDGQSLLFLNRRGYAPLTLCRTCGHRFQCPHCSAWLVEHRFQNRLVCHHCGHSETVPKTCPSCNATDSLVACGPGVERIAEEVESLFPQARTLILSSDLPGGPERLRREMKVVEEGGADIVIGTQLVAKGHNFPKMKLVGVIDADLGLAHGDPRAAEKTFQLLAQVTGRAGRVTGGGRGFLQTYSPDHPVLKALMSQDRDAFYTAEIEARKAAGLPPFGRLAALVISGPEKMAAEGYARALVRAAPNEGAVTLLGPAEAALAMVRGRYRFRLLLIAPRQFDLQGYIRHWLANVPKATKGLRVQVDIDPQHFL
- a CDS encoding F0F1 ATP synthase subunit delta: MTDNVSLVSGVAKRYASALLDLAEETGVTADVERDLGNFEGFLAESSDLDRLVKSPAFSAEEQLNALTALLDKAQISGLAGNFVKLAARNRRLFVLPDMIKAFRVLLAEKRGEETAEVVSAAELSDDQVTALKEALSASSGKSVNISAKVDPALIGGLVVKVGSRMIDTSLRTKLNSLKFAMKEVG
- the atpA gene encoding F0F1 ATP synthase subunit alpha, translated to MDIRAAEISAILKDQIKSFGQEAEVSEVGQVLSVGDGIARVYGLDKVQAGEMVEFPGGVRGMALNLESDNVGVVIFGSDRGIKEGDTVKRTGAIVEVPVGKALLGRVVDPLGNPLDGKGPIEATEKRRVDVKAPGILPRKSVHEPMQTGLKAIDALIPVGRGQRELVIGDRQTGKTAIILDTFLNQKPLHAGDDEDAKLYCIYVAVGQKRSTVAQFVKTLEDAGALEYSIVIAATASDAAPLQFLAPFAGCAMGEFFRDNSMHAVIGYDDLTKQAVAYRQMSLLLRRPPGREAFPGDVFYLHSRLLERAAKLNEDNGSGSLTALPVIETQGNDVSAFIPTNVISITDGQIFLETDLFYQGIRPAVNVGLSVSRVGSSAQIKAMKQVAGPIKGELAQYREMAAFAQFGSDLDATTQRLLNRGARLTELLKQPQFSPLKTEEQVAVIYAGVNGYLDNIAVDRVGDFEEGLLLFMRGEHKELLDAIWEKKALDADLTEKLKAALDAFAKNFA
- a CDS encoding F0F1 ATP synthase subunit gamma — protein: MPSLKDLRNRIASVKATQKITKAMQMVAAAKLRRAQEAAEAARPYAERMEQVLANLAVAFEGRDDAPKLMSGTGNDQVHLLVVATAERGLCGGFNTNIAKLARDKARSLIAEGKTVKILCVGKKGFDAIKRELGQYVIKTIELRGMKNVAFSNADEIGAELLSMYADGEFDVCTLFYSKFESVIAQVPTAQQLIPADLPTEAAGGEGGAAAVYEYEPDEAEILEDLLPRNISVQVFRALLENAASEQGARMSAMDNATRNAGDMIDKLTISYNRQRQAQITTELIEIISGAEAL
- the atpD gene encoding F0F1 ATP synthase subunit beta; its protein translation is MADKKVGRITQVIGAVVDVKFDDHLPLILNALEADNQGTRLVLEVAQHLGENTVRTIAMDSTEGLVRGQEVVDTGSAIEVPVGDGTLGRIMNVIGEPVDEGGEIKHDAKRAIHQEAPEFIEQSTEAEILVTGIKVVDLLAPYAKGGKIGLFGGAGVGKTVLIMELINNIAKAHGGYSVFAGVGERTREGNDLYWEMIESGVNKEGGGEGSKAALVYGQMNEPPGARARVALTGLTIAEDFRDKGQDVLFFVDNIFRFTQAGSEVSALLGRIPSAVGYQPTLATDMGAMQERITTTHKGSITSVQAVYVPADDLTDPAPASTFAHLDATTVLNRSIAEKGIYPAVDPLDSTSRMLSANIIGEEHYNTARAVQVTLQRYKALQDIIAILGMDELSEEDKLTVARARKIERFLSQPFFVAEVFTGSPGKLVALEDTIKGFKGLVDGEYDHLPEAAFYMVGSMDEAIEKAQKLAAEAA
- a CDS encoding F0F1 ATP synthase subunit epsilon, whose product is MADLFQFELVSPERQLLSEQVLEVIVPGTEGEFGVLKNHSPFMSTIKPGILKVRKEGGTLDEYFVRGGFADVANTGLTILAEQATPVSEISADDLATQIKNAEEDVADAKGDDAKQKAEQALSHLRDVAEALKAA
- a CDS encoding phosphoribosylaminoimidazolesuccinocarboxamide synthase — encoded protein: MTVPNRVLDHAHIPELPNPYFGKVRDCYDLPDSRRILISSDRISAFDRILGSIPFKGQVLTQTAQFWFEHTADICANHVLAYPDSNVVIGKRLEILPVEIVVRGYLAGTTGTSILTRYKKGERSMYGHHLPDGLSDNEALPAAIITPTSKAFDGGHDEPLTADDIIAQDLLSKVQWDQISSIALSLFARGQQMAADRGLILVDTKYEFGADEEGNILLADEIHTPDSSRFWLADGYEKAFNAGERPPSFDKDIIRAWVDARCDPYKDPIPEIPAEMIEATSRVYMEAYEAITGQTFLPDTSGETPLARVRANLQPYFTQDVG
- a CDS encoding methyl-accepting chemotaxis protein — encoded protein: MSVRTRIGLGFTVIALLVAIVGGWSLINFNQVGGDVAKLENMSGDALLASKLNADMAKVLVSTNNYLRSRQPEDLLKAKEFIQQVRDGVELAKVEINKPERVVFRDKIDSGIAIFQKSLLDVSALYAERDVLVKDTLDKIGPQARLKLTKINQTATADGDYETANLAGQVQENFLLSRLYMSKFLASNKVADIQRLEKEFAQARERLKLLDASIENPVRKKLLAETIPMVDAYENAALGVRDIILKRNEMRDGVMFATGNLISDNATLMKESAGQDAVLLAANTQDRTSSIQLQVGLVAGIAFIASLALAFVISMAITRPLGRLVNDADELAGGNTEVAFAEAERSDEIGAVAKSIAGFLDTVKEQQRLEEEQKAAQADREARNSRVTQALDVFDRKASEMLRSISDASGNLQSTATKMTTTAQDASHQATTVAGAAEQASANVQTVAAATEELSASLVEVSNQVNHSTTIASKAEAEAAKTNNQISGLATVAEDIGEVIALISSIAEQTNLLALNATIEAARAGEAGKGFAVVASEVKELASQTAQATEEISTKISAIQDETREAVEGIQAISQIIAEMNTVASSISASVEEQASATSSISSNVDQASRGTDEVSHSIVNVSRGAADTDTAAGTVVQASELLANQAEAMRQVIETFLGEVKAA